The following proteins come from a genomic window of Nitrosopumilaceae archaeon AB1(1):
- a CDS encoding winged helix-turn-helix domain-containing protein, with the protein MSNHRTHIQIIGDILYSVAKETVRSRTLGDVMRETNIAHSRLTNILNTLVERSLVETYSADGSQRYRITENGKAYLEEYDIFCKSVFNLGLVI; encoded by the coding sequence ATGTCAAATCATAGAACGCACATACAAATCATTGGAGACATACTATATAGCGTTGCCAAAGAGACAGTTAGAAGTAGAACACTAGGGGATGTAATGAGAGAGACAAACATTGCTCACTCTAGATTAACAAACATATTGAATACACTGGTAGAGCGTAGTCTTGTAGAGACATATAGCGCAGATGGATCACAAAGATATAGAATTACAGAAAATGGTAAAGCATATCTTGAAGAATATGATATATTTTGTAAATCAGTTTTTAATCTAGGTTTGGTAATTTAA
- a CDS encoding L-threonylcarbamoyladenylate synthase: protein MTIKKVKCDEKGTDIFTNAVRNGKVVVFPTDTVYGIGGDPYNEETINRIYKIKNRDLKKPMPILADNIKRLERIVKFDKSTLMLARKFWPGKITMILENQDERLGKLSHNGKIGVRIPNNKCLLKMLGNLGLIIGTSANFSEQKPFINPDECLEKFAGYDILLDGGVLKEMAESTVVEITDERVIIHREGAITKKEILDLF from the coding sequence TTGACAATAAAAAAAGTAAAATGTGATGAGAAAGGAACAGATATTTTTACAAATGCTGTAAGAAATGGTAAAGTTGTCGTATTTCCCACAGATACAGTATATGGAATTGGAGGGGATCCATACAACGAAGAAACAATAAATAGAATTTATAAGATAAAGAATAGAGATTTAAAAAAACCCATGCCAATTTTAGCAGACAATATCAAGAGATTAGAGAGAATTGTAAAATTTGATAAAAGCACCTTGATGCTTGCACGAAAATTTTGGCCAGGTAAAATAACCATGATACTTGAAAATCAAGATGAACGATTGGGAAAATTATCACATAATGGTAAGATAGGGGTACGGATACCTAATAATAAATGTCTGTTAAAGATGCTAGGTAATTTAGGACTAATTATTGGCACCAGTGCAAATTTTTCAGAGCAAAAACCATTCATAAATCCAGATGAGTGTCTTGAAAAGTTTGCAGGGTATGATATTTTACTAGATGGTGGAGTATTGAAAGAGATGGCCGAGTCTACAGTAGTAGAGATTACAGATGAGAGAGTAATAATTCATAGGGAAGGGGCAATAACAAAAAAGGAGATTTTAGATTTATTTTGA
- a CDS encoding THUMP domain-containing protein, translated as MIITCARHFEKDAKKEITEILKQTECKEIDVIITEMSGILFVNSSCDPVEIIRGLKKIFADEPWSVRYCLRMIPIHHVISTNLDEIAEIAKTLEKEMDENQKYRITVEKRECDIPITEIITKIADNISNSVSLEHPDVIILVEIIKDTTGIALIRPGDIFSLDKSRQSVSE; from the coding sequence TTGATTATTACGTGTGCACGACATTTTGAAAAAGATGCTAAAAAAGAGATTACAGAAATTCTAAAACAGACAGAGTGTAAAGAGATAGATGTAATCATTACAGAGATGTCTGGAATTTTATTCGTAAATAGTAGTTGTGATCCAGTCGAGATCATAAGAGGATTGAAAAAAATATTTGCCGATGAGCCTTGGTCGGTAAGATATTGTCTCAGAATGATACCAATACATCATGTCATATCTACAAATCTCGATGAGATTGCAGAAATTGCAAAAACATTAGAAAAAGAGATGGATGAGAATCAAAAATATAGAATAACAGTAGAAAAGAGAGAATGTGACATACCCATCACAGAAATAATTACAAAGATAGCAGATAATATCAGTAATTCTGTATCGCTAGAACATCCTGATGTTATAATATTGGTGGAGATTATAAAAGACACCACAGGAATTGCATTGATTCGTCCAGGGGATATATTCAGTCTTGATAAATCTAGACAATCTGTATCAGAGTAA
- the cgi121 gene encoding KEOPS complex subunit Cgi121 produces MITVKLYGNLKQLLQKDSIVVDLDGKTIRDLIEYLANHTDDKFDGKNIIIAVNGTDSNALDGMSTILQADDTASIIPIIHGGSNLSLTILNHNVRLFPISKNHKLDADFITNIRRQYPRLVIQGISAQYILGFTHMKKIITISLHMKKNKALLSKKLETDILMRFALNNQITQSLKLAGLSSEFDFILIIVGNKIDISRLNRSIKNYITSTPKFSTITTMKHKFAISKKHIDAIQSTNPVEDILVEKASILL; encoded by the coding sequence ATGATCACCGTAAAATTATATGGTAATCTGAAACAATTATTACAAAAAGATTCTATTGTAGTTGATCTTGATGGTAAAACAATTCGTGATTTAATTGAATATTTGGCGAATCATACCGATGATAAATTTGATGGTAAAAATATCATAATTGCGGTAAATGGTACTGACTCTAATGCTTTAGATGGGATGTCTACTATACTACAAGCAGATGATACAGCTAGTATAATTCCTATAATCCATGGCGGCTCTAATTTATCACTTACAATTTTAAATCACAATGTACGTTTATTTCCAATATCTAAAAATCACAAGCTTGATGCTGATTTTATAACTAATATACGAAGACAGTATCCTAGACTTGTAATACAGGGAATATCTGCACAGTATATTCTCGGATTTACTCATATGAAAAAAATTATCACGATATCTTTACACATGAAAAAAAATAAAGCGTTATTGTCAAAAAAACTAGAAACCGACATTCTAATGCGCTTTGCCCTAAATAACCAAATAACTCAATCATTGAAACTTGCAGGTCTGTCTAGTGAATTTGATTTTATACTCATAATTGTAGGAAATAAAATTGATATATCACGACTGAATCGTAGCATAAAAAATTACATCACCTCCACTCCAAAATTTAGTACTATTACAACTATGAAACATAAATTTGCCATATCAAAAAAACACATTGATGCAATTCAATCAACAAACCCTGTTGAGGATATATTGGTAGAGAAGGCCAGTATTTTACTCTGA
- a CDS encoding histone family protein, whose translation MASDFSILPMFRILKKAGANRVSDEATDELRNVIDEVSANVAKRTVELATHAGRKTVKAEDVKIAFKQLLKS comes from the coding sequence ATGGCATCTGATTTTAGTATATTACCAATGTTCAGAATTTTAAAAAAGGCCGGTGCTAATCGTGTGAGTGATGAGGCTACTGATGAATTACGCAATGTAATAGATGAGGTGTCTGCAAATGTGGCAAAACGTACTGTGGAACTTGCAACTCATGCAGGAAGAAAAACAGTAAAGGCAGAAGATGTCAAAATCGCATTCAAGCAACTTTTAAAATCTTAA
- a CDS encoding TatD family hydrolase, with the protein MTWFFDTHIHLSDPLYTPYIKSILSSMTRLHIKACCVSTDLTTSEATVRLAEKNNNIISFVGIHPEFTNVELEDIKEFVLNHIKEIHGIGEIGLDGTFKGGVTKEQKNLFTKQLEMAEKSNLPVSIHSRKALDEVVDILKSYNTRKTLIHWFDGNSKQLRVIMDMGCFVSFGPVMIYANDKQTLLAKSNEEQVLVETDGPVRFSRCFEGKVADITFIPSVIHCASKILKKNFEDMTLLLEKNSKTYLDINNI; encoded by the coding sequence ATGACTTGGTTTTTTGATACGCACATTCATTTATCAGATCCATTATACACACCATACATAAAATCAATACTATCAAGTATGACTCGACTACACATCAAAGCATGTTGTGTATCTACAGATTTGACCACATCAGAGGCTACTGTACGCCTAGCTGAAAAAAATAACAATATTATTTCATTTGTAGGAATTCACCCAGAATTTACAAATGTAGAATTGGAAGATATCAAAGAATTTGTATTAAATCATATCAAAGAGATTCATGGGATTGGAGAGATTGGTCTTGATGGTACATTTAAGGGCGGAGTGACAAAAGAACAAAAGAATCTATTCACAAAACAATTAGAAATGGCAGAAAAATCAAACCTACCTGTATCAATACACTCACGAAAGGCATTAGATGAAGTGGTAGATATTTTAAAATCATATAATACTAGAAAAACACTCATACATTGGTTTGATGGGAACAGTAAACAATTAAGAGTAATTATGGATATGGGGTGTTTTGTATCATTTGGTCCGGTAATGATTTATGCTAACGACAAACAAACGTTACTTGCAAAAAGCAATGAGGAGCAGGTTTTAGTGGAAACTGATGGTCCAGTTAGATTTTCAAGATGTTTTGAGGGCAAGGTGGCAGATATCACATTTATTCCAAGTGTAATTCATTGTGCTTCCAAGATATTAAAAAAGAATTTCGAAGATATGACACTACTACTAGAGAAAAATTCTAAAACATATCTTGACATAAATAATATTTAA
- a CDS encoding NAD(+)/NADH kinase, producing the protein MKINNVAIISKVGSEESEDVAKKVAEKFLKKKSNVFTISPIDVNGAKKLKSIKDIANIKLNLAVTLGGDGTTLRVFRYLSEETPVLTINVGGNRGILSEIKIEQIDDAINQIIADKIWLDKRIRLVASCNGEEFPPALNEIYINRKNLTKTAEFEIKFQNDTVKQKMDGVIIATPSGFTGHSFSLGGPILHESLDVLIITPVAPVYRLASIVVPDDKIEINCSHGCNIVMDAQVIKSSEFDQTITVKFYKKRAVFVRLKKQGLRQMNRLGF; encoded by the coding sequence TTGAAGATCAATAATGTTGCTATAATTAGTAAAGTGGGTTCAGAAGAATCAGAAGATGTTGCAAAAAAGGTTGCTGAAAAATTTCTAAAAAAAAAATCTAATGTATTCACAATATCACCAATAGATGTGAATGGAGCAAAAAAATTAAAATCAATTAAAGATATTGCAAATATAAAATTAAATCTTGCAGTTACACTAGGAGGAGACGGCACTACACTGCGTGTATTTCGATATTTGAGTGAAGAGACACCAGTATTGACAATAAATGTTGGTGGGAATAGAGGTATATTATCTGAAATCAAAATTGAGCAGATCGATGATGCTATTAATCAGATTATAGCAGACAAAATTTGGTTGGATAAAAGAATACGTCTAGTAGCATCGTGTAACGGGGAAGAGTTTCCACCTGCATTAAATGAGATATATATTAATAGAAAAAATCTAACAAAGACTGCAGAATTTGAGATCAAATTTCAAAATGATACTGTAAAGCAAAAGATGGACGGTGTGATAATTGCAACCCCTAGTGGATTTACAGGGCATTCATTCTCACTAGGAGGCCCAATTCTACATGAGAGTCTAGATGTGTTGATAATTACACCTGTGGCCCCCGTGTATAGATTAGCGTCAATCGTAGTTCCAGATGATAAGATTGAGATTAATTGCTCTCATGGGTGTAATATTGTAATGGATGCACAAGTGATTAAATCATCAGAATTTGATCAGACAATTACTGTAAAATTCTACAAAAAACGGGCAGTTTTTGTTAGATTAAAAAAGCAAGGTCTAAGGCAGATGAATCGCCTTGGTTTCTAG
- a CDS encoding nucleotide-binding protein — protein sequence MKKARSKADESPWFLEVLDASAFYSGLPFTSETTSYTTPQILDEIQHIKGKYDMTQVLIDTGRLKIAEADEQDIKIVKDLARQTNDITKLSKQDISVLALCKNLNGELITDDFAMSNVAKTMKINVIPIMTKGIKHVGKWIYYCPRCKVNFNGVTNCDRCGGILNRKLLKR from the coding sequence ATTAAAAAAGCAAGGTCTAAGGCAGATGAATCGCCTTGGTTTCTAGAGGTACTAGATGCCAGTGCATTTTATTCAGGACTGCCATTTACCTCAGAGACAACAAGTTATACCACACCGCAGATACTAGATGAAATCCAACACATTAAAGGAAAATATGATATGACACAGGTATTAATTGATACAGGTAGATTAAAGATAGCAGAAGCAGATGAGCAAGATATTAAAATTGTAAAAGATTTAGCAAGGCAAACAAATGATATAACAAAATTATCAAAACAAGACATATCGGTTTTAGCTCTGTGTAAAAATCTAAATGGTGAATTAATTACAGATGATTTTGCAATGTCTAATGTTGCAAAAACAATGAAAATTAATGTCATACCAATCATGACAAAGGGGATAAAGCATGTAGGTAAATGGATATATTATTGTCCAAGATGTAAAGTGAATTTCAATGGTGTAACAAACTGTGATAGATGTGGTGGAATCTTGAATAGAAAATTACTCAAGAGGTAG
- a CDS encoding rhodanese-like domain-containing protein, with protein MLVTIPWLKENYKSPNTILLDTRPAFVYKNGHISNAHSFPVDKVLTPNQFGAHLVADSKVIASSLSALGVDTLKTIILYGDAQNPSLTRVAWTLEYLGLENINLLDTSANQLEKYDIPLVREVPTPTPAEFVPVVKPNLRITTDTLQQSHTDYSLLDARSPQEYMSAHLPNALSFPFERGVGTDGCIFLNTDNLKKIYQNIPTNKKIICYCAHGHRASNLFYQLRESGFTNVLVYDGSIIDWHGHKLPLE; from the coding sequence ATGCTTGTAACTATTCCTTGGCTCAAGGAGAATTATAAATCTCCCAATACGATTCTTTTAGACACACGTCCTGCATTTGTGTATAAAAATGGACATATCTCTAATGCGCATTCTTTTCCTGTCGATAAAGTATTGACTCCAAATCAGTTTGGTGCACACCTAGTGGCCGATTCCAAAGTAATCGCATCGTCACTTTCTGCTTTGGGGGTTGATACTTTAAAGACCATAATACTATACGGTGATGCCCAAAATCCTTCTTTGACTAGAGTTGCATGGACACTAGAGTATCTAGGACTTGAAAATATCAATTTATTAGATACAAGCGCAAATCAACTTGAAAAATATGATATCCCACTTGTCAGAGAAGTTCCTACACCAACTCCTGCAGAATTTGTACCTGTAGTGAAACCAAATCTACGAATAACAACTGACACATTACAGCAATCTCACACTGACTATTCTCTTCTTGATGCTAGATCTCCTCAAGAGTACATGTCTGCACATCTTCCCAATGCATTATCTTTTCCATTTGAGAGAGGTGTTGGTACGGATGGATGTATATTTTTAAACACAGATAATTTGAAAAAAATCTATCAAAATATTCCAACGAATAAAAAAATTATTTGCTATTGTGCACACGGTCATCGCGCGTCCAATTTATTTTATCAGTTGAGAGAATCTGGATTCACAAATGTATTAGTTTATGATGGCTCTATAATTGATTGGCATGGTCATAAACTACCTCTTGAGTAA
- a CDS encoding ERCC4 domain-containing protein: MSLSKLRIVVDDRERKSRIPNLLKAIGITVTMKTLSVGDYVVAPEVVIERKSIRDLIASVFDGRLFDQCNRLKKYYKHPVLLVEGDVIEIEDMTENPLIFYGALSSVILEYNIPVLHTPTAEHTVKLLVAMCSRKENSKGPLIKKIKKSNNIQQQQLSVLSSLPGVGEKIVIRMLEKMHTPLNVLNATSVDLGKIQGLGTARAKKIHSMLHKQNKHEIINDQSKLD, from the coding sequence ATGAGTTTATCCAAATTACGTATTGTAGTTGATGATCGAGAAAGAAAAAGTAGGATCCCTAATCTTTTGAAAGCTATTGGAATAACTGTTACTATGAAGACACTTTCTGTAGGAGATTATGTTGTAGCACCAGAGGTTGTAATTGAAAGAAAAAGTATACGTGATTTAATCGCCTCTGTATTTGATGGTAGACTGTTTGATCAGTGTAACAGATTAAAAAAATACTATAAACATCCAGTTTTACTAGTTGAAGGCGATGTAATTGAGATTGAAGATATGACTGAAAACCCCTTAATTTTCTACGGTGCTCTATCTTCTGTAATTTTAGAATACAATATCCCTGTACTTCACACCCCTACAGCTGAGCATACAGTAAAATTATTGGTCGCTATGTGTTCGAGAAAAGAAAATTCCAAGGGACCATTAATTAAAAAGATCAAAAAATCAAACAATATTCAACAACAACAATTGTCAGTATTATCTAGTTTACCCGGAGTGGGCGAAAAGATAGTGATTCGTATGTTGGAGAAGATGCACACTCCACTCAATGTTCTCAATGCAACTAGTGTTGATCTTGGTAAAATTCAAGGCTTGGGTACTGCAAGAGCTAAAAAAATACACAGTATGTTACATAAGCAAAATAAACATGAAATTATAAATGATCAATCAAAACTTGATTAG
- a CDS encoding prefoldin subunit beta, with product MSNPQIPPWLQEQIMKFQQSQQNLQHILMQKQELQRQTSESKHALEELEKASDTDTVYKRAGSIMIKSKKSILISDLGEIQELAKTKSAVLEKQETQLKTSLQEQETKINEMITKTQSQPGTTNLNPPK from the coding sequence ATGTCAAATCCTCAGATCCCACCATGGCTACAAGAACAGATTATGAAATTTCAACAATCTCAGCAAAATCTACAGCACATCTTGATGCAAAAGCAAGAATTACAAAGACAGACAAGTGAATCGAAACATGCCCTTGAGGAGTTGGAAAAGGCAAGTGATACTGACACTGTCTATAAACGCGCCGGCTCTATAATGATAAAATCCAAAAAATCTATTCTTATCTCTGACTTGGGAGAGATTCAGGAACTTGCAAAGACAAAATCTGCGGTGCTAGAAAAACAAGAAACTCAACTTAAAACATCACTGCAAGAACAAGAGACCAAAATTAATGAAATGATTACAAAAACTCAATCTCAACCCGGTACTACCAATCTTAATCCTCCAAAATAA
- a CDS encoding PPOX class F420-dependent oxidoreductase — protein sequence MGRFDYLKGFDCISLESTRKDNTPVQTTVWFVVLNDKLYVTTKSGTGKVKRIQHTSAVRFMPCTSKGISKGEWDSGNAIFVTGAIVDKIISLRKKKYGFRARLAGMMSSFKGETIVIVIT from the coding sequence ATGGGAAGATTTGATTACCTAAAAGGTTTTGATTGTATATCCCTCGAGTCTACTCGTAAAGACAATACCCCTGTACAAACTACTGTATGGTTTGTTGTGCTGAATGACAAATTGTATGTCACCACTAAAAGTGGCACGGGTAAAGTTAAAAGAATACAACATACGTCTGCTGTACGATTTATGCCTTGTACCTCCAAAGGCATCTCCAAGGGTGAATGGGATAGTGGAAATGCAATATTTGTTACAGGCGCTATTGTGGATAAAATTATTTCTTTGCGTAAGAAAAAATATGGTTTTCGAGCTCGTCTAGCTGGAATGATGTCATCTTTCAAAGGTGAAACCATTGTTATTGTTATTACTTAA
- a CDS encoding KEOPS complex subunit Pcc1, whose protein sequence is MTLNFKVDISINTRAYSKSISDSLKTDEKYYLENPTKTNISHTGDTVHIGITSNHLPHMRASVNSILRLAQVSFDTLESTKGVF, encoded by the coding sequence ATGACGTTAAACTTTAAAGTTGATATCTCTATTAATACCAGAGCTTATTCAAAATCCATCTCTGATTCCTTAAAGACTGATGAAAAATACTATCTTGAAAATCCAACAAAAACAAATATCTCTCATACTGGTGATACGGTACATATTGGCATAACCTCTAATCATCTACCGCATATGAGAGCTAGTGTTAATTCAATTCTTAGACTGGCTCAGGTAAGTTTTGATACTTTAGAGTCTACAAAAGGTGTGTTTTGA
- a CDS encoding 50S ribosomal protein L37, whose amino-acid sequence MAKKKSLKGLGARYGIKLRKQYTKVHMLLKEKRYCPACGSAKFSRESVGIWSCPKCGCKITGTAYDVKL is encoded by the coding sequence ATGGCAAAGAAAAAATCACTCAAAGGTCTTGGCGCTCGATATGGTATCAAACTTCGTAAACAATATACCAAAGTCCATATGTTATTAAAAGAAAAACGATACTGCCCTGCCTGTGGCTCTGCAAAATTTAGCAGAGAATCTGTTGGTATATGGTCTTGTCCAAAATGTGGTTGTAAAATAACTGGTACAGCTTATGACGTTAAACTTTAA
- the rrp42 gene encoding exosome complex protein Rrp42: MTHTTIIDNLKRKHILTLLDNGTRSDGRALDQPRELKIEPGVIPKAEGSARVFLGDTQVVTGVKVQPDRPYPDAGDRGMLMCTAEILPLAHPDAEPGPPNEKIIEIARVVDRGIRESHMIDLSQLVIEQNKSVVGVFTDNSVIDDCGNLFDACSFASVAALNNTKLPKWEMKDDAPTLVEGDVSKLPILTTPISVTMVRIDDHIIVDPDADEWLCLDARVTITSDSDGNICALQKGGNGGFTMEQLIHCGELATSIGKNIRKILQDAA; this comes from the coding sequence ATGACCCATACAACAATAATTGATAATTTGAAACGTAAACATATTCTGACACTTTTAGATAATGGTACTCGCTCTGATGGTAGGGCATTGGATCAACCTCGTGAATTAAAAATAGAGCCAGGTGTTATTCCAAAAGCAGAAGGTTCTGCACGTGTATTCCTTGGTGATACTCAGGTAGTCACTGGAGTAAAAGTTCAACCCGATAGACCATACCCAGACGCCGGTGATCGTGGTATGTTGATGTGTACTGCAGAGATTCTTCCTCTTGCTCATCCTGATGCTGAACCTGGACCACCAAATGAAAAAATTATAGAGATAGCTCGAGTCGTAGACAGAGGAATTCGTGAAAGTCATATGATTGATTTATCCCAATTAGTAATTGAGCAAAACAAATCTGTAGTTGGCGTCTTTACTGATAATAGTGTGATAGATGACTGTGGGAATTTATTCGATGCATGTTCTTTTGCATCTGTTGCTGCTCTGAATAATACCAAACTTCCAAAATGGGAGATGAAGGATGATGCTCCAACCTTGGTCGAAGGTGATGTGTCTAAACTACCAATACTTACAACACCAATATCTGTAACCATGGTTAGAATTGATGATCATATTATTGTAGATCCTGATGCAGATGAATGGCTCTGTCTTGATGCACGTGTAACAATTACTAGTGATTCTGATGGAAACATTTGTGCACTACAAAAAGGTGGTAATGGTGGATTTACTATGGAGCAATTGATACATTGTGGTGAATTAGCTACGTCTATTGGGAAAAATATTAGAAAAATTTTACAGGATGCTGCATAA
- the rrp41 gene encoding exosome complex exonuclease Rrp41: MGGRKSTMVLLDDKGLRCDGRKIDEPRKVTIKAGVLKNADGSAYIEFGDNKILAGVYGPRDVHPKHLSNVDTGILRCRYHMTPFSVPERKRPAPSRREIEISKVIKEALIPAVILDAFPRTVVDVFIEVLQADGGSRCAALDAAAAALADAGIPMRDLVCACAVGKVEDTIVLDINNEEDQAGQADMPVGYMPNLDKITLLQLDGVLTPEEYSKCISTAIDGCKQVYEIQKQALHDRFFGSEL, translated from the coding sequence ATGGGTGGAAGAAAAAGTACAATGGTATTGTTGGACGATAAAGGTCTACGTTGCGATGGTAGAAAAATTGACGAACCACGTAAGGTCACCATCAAAGCAGGAGTGTTGAAGAATGCAGATGGTTCAGCGTATATTGAATTTGGAGATAATAAAATTTTAGCAGGAGTGTATGGCCCTAGAGATGTGCATCCAAAACACCTCTCTAATGTTGATACTGGAATTCTTCGATGTAGATATCACATGACTCCATTTTCAGTTCCAGAACGTAAAAGACCTGCACCTTCTAGACGTGAGATTGAGATCTCTAAAGTAATTAAAGAGGCATTAATTCCAGCTGTGATTTTAGATGCATTTCCACGAACGGTTGTTGATGTATTTATCGAAGTTTTACAAGCAGATGGTGGTTCTAGATGCGCTGCCCTTGATGCTGCTGCAGCAGCTCTTGCTGATGCAGGAATACCAATGCGTGACTTGGTATGTGCATGTGCTGTAGGTAAAGTGGAAGATACTATAGTTTTAGATATTAATAATGAAGAGGATCAAGCAGGTCAAGCAGACATGCCAGTTGGATACATGCCAAATCTTGACAAAATAACACTTTTACAACTAGACGGAGTTCTTACACCTGAAGAATATTCAAAGTGTATCTCCACTGCAATTGATGGTTGTAAACAAGTTTATGAGATTCAAAAACAAGCTCTTCATGATAGATTTTTTGGTAGTGAATTATGA
- the rrp4 gene encoding exosome complex RNA-binding protein Rrp4: MSDRQQVIPGEVITNQALRLESNVQFHGNDIISTITGYSEIADSGVRVLPLTGKYMPNIDDLIVGKVVSHTSLSWEVDINSCYSGVLPAQDVFGRDYNAHADELNVKLAKGDMIAARIVNFDRTRDPLITVADRDLGKIDSGLLVPITSGKIPKLIGRSGSMIQLIEDITKSVLTVGQNGLIVVSNDDSVGLLKAVKAVEMVNKEAHIANLTDRVEKMLKSSD, from the coding sequence ATGTCTGATAGACAACAAGTCATACCCGGTGAAGTCATTACAAATCAGGCTTTACGTCTAGAATCAAATGTGCAATTCCATGGTAATGACATCATATCTACAATAACTGGCTACTCTGAAATCGCTGATAGTGGTGTTCGAGTTCTTCCACTTACTGGTAAATACATGCCAAATATTGATGATCTGATTGTAGGTAAGGTTGTATCTCACACATCTCTTTCTTGGGAGGTTGATATCAATTCGTGTTACTCTGGAGTATTACCTGCTCAGGATGTATTCGGTAGAGATTATAACGCACATGCTGATGAATTAAATGTAAAACTTGCTAAAGGTGATATGATAGCAGCTAGAATTGTAAACTTTGATAGAACACGTGATCCTCTAATTACTGTCGCAGATCGTGATTTGGGTAAGATTGATTCAGGACTATTAGTTCCAATCACATCAGGAAAGATTCCAAAATTAATTGGAAGAAGTGGTTCCATGATACAGTTAATTGAAGATATAACAAAATCAGTGCTCACAGTAGGACAGAATGGTTTGATTGTGGTAAGTAATGATGATTCCGTTGGATTATTAAAGGCGGTAAAGGCTGTTGAAATGGTGAATAAAGAGGCACATATTGCTAACCTGACTGACAGGGTAGAAAAAATGTTGAAATCGAGTGATTAG
- a CDS encoding ribosome assembly factor SBDS: MADKVSVVRFTHAGEKFEILVKPDPALDFKTGKISDLSKVLISDEIYSDSSKGTRVSGEKLQKAFQTQNASEIANIIMNKGSLNLTTDQRRHMVNEKRKQIIDHIAKTYVDPRTKLPHPPLRIDQAIKDARISIDPDVKAEEQVKDIVEGLRSIIALKSENLELDILIPAQYASKSYSVLKSVGTLKNEEWQTNGSLKAILEIPAAVRPTVIDKLGSVTKGTASVEVRQ; this comes from the coding sequence ATGGCAGATAAGGTTAGCGTAGTACGATTTACTCATGCCGGAGAGAAATTTGAGATTTTGGTAAAACCAGATCCTGCTTTGGATTTTAAAACTGGTAAGATATCTGATCTGTCTAAGGTATTGATCTCTGATGAAATTTATTCTGATTCTAGCAAGGGCACTAGGGTATCTGGAGAGAAATTACAAAAAGCGTTTCAAACCCAAAACGCATCTGAGATTGCCAATATAATTATGAATAAAGGCTCTTTGAATCTTACTACTGATCAGCGTAGACATATGGTAAATGAAAAACGTAAACAGATAATTGATCATATCGCCAAAACCTATGTTGATCCTAGAACTAAATTACCTCATCCGCCTTTGAGGATTGATCAGGCTATAAAAGATGCTAGAATTTCGATAGATCCAGATGTCAAAGCTGAGGAACAAGTCAAGGATATAGTAGAAGGACTTCGTTCTATAATCGCATTAAAATCAGAAAATTTGGAACTAGACATACTCATTCCTGCACAATATGCTTCAAAATCATACTCTGTGCTAAAATCTGTTGGTACTCTGAAAAACGAAGAATGGCAGACAAATGGTTCTCTTAAAGCGATACTAGAAATACCAGCCGCTGTAAGACCTACTGTGATAGATAAACTAGGTTCTGTTACTAAAGGAACAGCGTCAGTTGAGGTGCGTCAATAA